From Desulfosoma caldarium, the proteins below share one genomic window:
- a CDS encoding sulfurtransferase TusA family protein translates to MDLQGLLCPTPGVKVSKGIMDLTVGQILGVDDKGTAVDQPGFYNFGPMGSFPLVAGAYSEPAIMKFAPAVALQLLISFPSA, encoded by the coding sequence ATGGATTTGCAAGGGTTGCTGTGTCCCACGCCGGGGGTGAAGGTGAGCAAGGGAATCATGGATCTTACGGTGGGGCAGATCCTGGGCGTGGATGACAAGGGCACGGCAGTGGATCAACCGGGGTTTTACAACTTTGGTCCCATGGGATCTTTCCCCTTGGTTGCCGGGGCCTACAGCGAACCGGCCATCATGAAATTCGCTCCGGCCGTTGCCTTGCAGCTTTTGATAAGTTTTCCTTCGGCATAG
- a CDS encoding thymidylate synthase family protein, with translation MLKAVFVTARDIPDLWYQLVRKAVEEGREYKVDKGSTPTKRWELDFVSAQITHPGSRPLEPDIPPGVGIPNPVEPGYAEKYLPYYMTDVVQPGEHYTYGQDLAWQIEWVIDYYRKNGPGTKHCYMTVGRPESLLFYDESVDYEDVIRVTDRATGKMLRERSISNAFNKKEPGTTQCLRGVDTAIKYGKLHFSVHFRSWNLWNGLPANLACLQLVKEYMAQQIGVEDGEMFVTCLKLGLAEAYFDLARLRLYLNTPRNAS, from the coding sequence ATGCTTAAGGCAGTGTTCGTGACGGCGCGGGATATTCCGGATCTGTGGTACCAGCTGGTGCGCAAGGCCGTAGAGGAAGGCCGGGAATACAAGGTCGACAAGGGCAGCACGCCCACCAAGCGATGGGAGCTAGACTTTGTGTCGGCCCAGATCACGCATCCGGGTTCGCGTCCCCTGGAACCCGATATTCCTCCCGGCGTGGGCATTCCCAATCCCGTGGAGCCGGGCTATGCGGAAAAATACCTTCCCTACTACATGACGGATGTGGTCCAACCCGGAGAACACTACACCTACGGGCAGGATTTGGCCTGGCAAATCGAATGGGTTATCGATTACTACCGCAAGAACGGCCCTGGCACCAAGCACTGCTACATGACCGTCGGGCGTCCCGAAAGCTTACTCTTTTACGATGAGTCCGTGGACTATGAAGATGTGATTCGCGTCACGGATCGGGCCACGGGAAAGATGCTTCGCGAGCGATCCATTTCCAACGCCTTCAACAAAAAAGAACCCGGAACGACCCAGTGTCTGCGCGGTGTGGACACGGCCATCAAATACGGCAAGCTGCACTTCAGCGTTCATTTTCGTAGCTGGAACCTGTGGAACGGGCTTCCCGCCAATCTGGCGTGCCTGCAGTTGGTCAAGGAATACATGGCACAGCAGATCGGCGTGGAAGATGGTGAAATGTTTGTCACGTGTCTGAAACTGGGTCTGGCCGAAGCCTATTTTGACCTGGCGCGGTTGCGCCTCTACCTCAACACGCCACGAAACGCCTCTTAG
- a CDS encoding heavy metal-binding domain-containing protein, which produces MILTTTPNVEGRSITAYLGIVTGEAIMGANLFRDLFAGIRDIVGGRAAAYEKELRKARETALEEIRAAALSLGADAVVGVDIDYEVLGQKNGMLMVSVSGTAVRLG; this is translated from the coding sequence ATGATCCTCACCACGACCCCGAACGTGGAAGGACGCAGCATCACAGCCTATCTTGGCATCGTCACAGGCGAAGCCATCATGGGAGCCAATCTTTTTCGCGATCTTTTTGCGGGCATTCGAGACATTGTGGGCGGCCGAGCGGCGGCTTACGAAAAGGAACTGCGCAAGGCTCGAGAGACGGCCTTGGAAGAGATCAGGGCCGCCGCGCTCAGCTTGGGAGCGGACGCCGTGGTGGGCGTGGACATCGACTACGAGGTGCTGGGGCAAAAGAACGGCATGCTCATGGTGAGCGTGAGCGGCACGGCGGTGCGGCTGGGCTAA
- a CDS encoding Tim44 domain-containing protein — translation MDKKRLLVLCGLCVLGFFLWTLWADVADAARFGGGKSFGSRPSYQRSAPAPSKTYSFPRSAPGQMSGGAMPRSPLSSPTRSWGGMLGGLLLGGLVGSLLFGGAHAWGGPSLLDLLVIGGGLFLLFRFLKARRLATSSASGFNTAGSGPWAESSQGFDRAGSFRTGVETASGAAHTSVPEDFDAHDFLEKAKALYVQLQEAWDRRDLKAIQPFVSPEVFEEIQRQAQEDPQPSRTYLLWIQPELLEVRDMDGDRVASVLFDVMMRETDQEMAKQVRELWHFRRQGASPSWIVEGLQQVAG, via the coding sequence GTGGACAAAAAGCGTTTACTTGTCTTGTGTGGGCTGTGTGTTCTGGGATTTTTTCTGTGGACCCTCTGGGCCGACGTGGCGGATGCGGCGCGCTTTGGAGGTGGAAAATCTTTTGGAAGTCGGCCCAGTTATCAGCGGAGCGCTCCGGCCCCTTCAAAGACTTATTCCTTTCCCAGAAGCGCCCCTGGGCAGATGAGCGGCGGCGCCATGCCAAGATCGCCCCTGTCGTCACCGACACGTTCCTGGGGAGGCATGCTAGGCGGTCTGCTCCTGGGCGGTCTCGTGGGCTCGCTTCTTTTTGGGGGAGCCCACGCATGGGGTGGGCCCAGCCTGTTGGATCTTCTCGTTATCGGCGGCGGTTTGTTTCTTCTGTTTCGCTTTCTAAAAGCGAGGCGCCTGGCGACGTCCTCAGCATCGGGATTCAACACCGCCGGTTCTGGACCTTGGGCGGAATCGTCACAGGGCTTTGATCGCGCGGGTTCTTTCAGGACGGGAGTGGAAACGGCGTCCGGCGCTGCGCACACTTCGGTCCCCGAAGACTTTGATGCTCACGATTTCCTTGAAAAGGCCAAGGCGCTCTATGTGCAACTGCAGGAAGCGTGGGATCGGCGAGACCTCAAGGCCATTCAACCCTTCGTGTCCCCTGAAGTCTTTGAAGAAATTCAGCGCCAAGCCCAGGAGGATCCTCAGCCGAGTCGCACGTATCTTTTGTGGATTCAACCCGAGCTTCTGGAAGTGCGAGACATGGACGGTGACCGAGTGGCGTCGGTGCTCTTTGACGTCATGATGCGGGAAACCGACCAGGAAATGGCCAAACAGGTTCGAGAGCTGTGGCACTTTCGGCGCCAAGGGGCCTCGCCATCGTGGATCGTGGAAGGGTTGCAGCAGGTGGCCGGGTAG
- the carB gene encoding carbamoyl-phosphate synthase large subunit produces MPRRQDIHKVLIIGSGPIVIGQACEFDYSGTQACKALRKLGYQIVLVNSNPATIMTDPGMADVTYLEPLTVEYLEKIIAKERPDAVLPNLGGQTGLNLTAQLHRQGILERYGVRIIGVQADAIERGEDRIAFKETMHRLGIEMPRSQPAFSVEEAEGIAAQLGYPVVIRPAYTLGGTGGGLVYNVEELRTVASRGLAASMVGQILVEESVLGWEELELEVVRDAKNQCITVCFIENVDAMGVHTGDSFCTAPMLTIDPALQKRLQEASYAIVQAIEVIGGTNIQFAHDPKTGRVVVIEINPRTSRSSALASKATGFPIALISAMLATGVTLDEIPYWKEGTLEKYAPWGDYVVAKFARWAFEKFPGSHDKLGTQMRAVGEVMSIGKNFKEALQKAVRSLEIGRYGLGFARDFHTKPLEELLNMLAEPSSERYFLIYEALRRGVDIDTLYQKTFIKPYFLEQMRELVLLEEEILTYRGKDLPEDLLRRAKQDGFSDRYLANLLNVPEKAIRERRKSLGIVQGWHILPVSGVENAAYYYSTYNAADQVQTSDRPKVMVIGGGPNRIGQGIEFDYCCVHAAFALKDLGYETIMVNCNPETVSTDYDTSDKLYFEPVTVEDILAIYEKEKPIGVVVQFGGQTPLNIARELAEAGVTILGTSPDAIDLAEDRDRFRKRMEALGIPMPDSGMASSLEEALDVAKRIGYPLMVRPSYVLGGRGMEVVYDEEMLREYVLAAVGVTPDRPILIDRFLEDAIEAEADALADGKDAFVPAVMEHIERAGIHSGDSACVIPPISIPARHLETIREYTRRLAVELHVVGLMNIQYAIANDTVYVLEANPRASRTVPLVSKVCAIPMARLATELMLGKSLADLGLSGSRVLHHYGVKEAVFPFDMFPEVDPVLGPEMRSTGEVLGLADSFGLAFFKAEDAALQRLPEEGCVLFTVTDKDKPAALEVAKRFHQMGFRLRATRGTCRYFRDNGLACEPIDKMHEGRPNIVDALKNGDIQLVINTPSGRRSEYDDSYIRKTAVKYKIPYITTIAAAEAAARGIEAWRRGHGDVKSLQEYHATTR; encoded by the coding sequence ATGCCCAGAAGACAGGACATTCACAAGGTGTTGATCATCGGCTCAGGGCCCATTGTCATCGGCCAGGCCTGCGAATTCGACTATTCGGGCACCCAAGCCTGCAAGGCCCTGCGCAAGCTCGGCTACCAGATCGTGCTGGTCAATTCCAATCCCGCCACCATCATGACCGATCCAGGCATGGCCGATGTGACCTACCTGGAACCCCTGACGGTAGAATATCTGGAAAAGATCATTGCCAAGGAGAGGCCCGATGCGGTGTTGCCGAACCTGGGCGGACAAACTGGCTTAAACCTCACGGCCCAACTTCACCGCCAGGGCATTTTGGAGCGATACGGCGTGCGCATCATCGGAGTGCAGGCCGATGCCATCGAACGCGGGGAAGACCGCATCGCTTTCAAAGAAACGATGCATCGGCTGGGGATTGAGATGCCCCGCAGCCAGCCGGCCTTCAGTGTCGAGGAGGCGGAAGGAATCGCCGCGCAACTGGGCTATCCTGTGGTCATTCGGCCAGCCTACACCCTTGGCGGCACGGGGGGTGGTCTGGTGTACAACGTGGAGGAACTGCGCACGGTGGCCAGCCGCGGTCTCGCCGCCAGTATGGTGGGGCAGATTCTTGTGGAAGAATCGGTGCTGGGCTGGGAAGAATTGGAACTGGAAGTGGTCCGAGATGCAAAGAACCAATGCATCACCGTGTGCTTCATCGAAAATGTGGACGCCATGGGGGTGCACACGGGCGATTCCTTTTGCACCGCGCCCATGCTCACCATTGATCCCGCCTTGCAAAAACGGCTGCAGGAAGCGTCCTACGCCATTGTGCAAGCCATTGAGGTGATTGGCGGCACCAACATCCAGTTTGCCCATGATCCCAAGACAGGCCGCGTGGTGGTCATTGAAATCAACCCGAGAACTTCCAGGTCTTCGGCTCTGGCTTCCAAGGCCACCGGCTTTCCCATCGCCCTCATTTCGGCCATGTTGGCCACCGGCGTCACCCTGGATGAAATTCCCTATTGGAAAGAAGGCACCTTGGAAAAATACGCGCCATGGGGTGATTACGTGGTGGCGAAATTCGCACGATGGGCCTTTGAAAAGTTTCCCGGTTCCCACGACAAGCTGGGTACGCAAATGCGGGCCGTTGGCGAGGTCATGAGCATCGGCAAAAATTTCAAGGAAGCTTTGCAAAAGGCGGTGCGCTCCCTGGAAATCGGCCGATATGGCCTGGGTTTTGCCCGTGACTTTCACACAAAGCCCCTGGAAGAGCTGCTAAACATGCTCGCCGAACCCAGCAGCGAACGGTATTTTCTCATTTACGAGGCCTTGCGCCGGGGGGTGGATATCGACACTTTGTATCAGAAGACATTCATCAAGCCCTATTTCTTGGAACAGATGCGGGAACTGGTCCTTCTGGAAGAAGAAATCCTCACCTATCGAGGCAAGGACCTTCCCGAGGATCTATTGCGCCGCGCCAAACAGGACGGCTTTAGCGACCGGTACTTGGCAAATCTTTTGAACGTTCCGGAAAAGGCCATTCGAGAACGGCGAAAGAGCCTGGGCATCGTTCAAGGCTGGCACATTTTGCCCGTGAGCGGCGTGGAAAACGCGGCCTATTACTATTCCACGTACAACGCTGCGGACCAGGTGCAGACCAGCGATCGTCCCAAGGTGATGGTCATCGGGGGAGGGCCCAACCGCATCGGCCAGGGCATTGAATTCGACTATTGCTGTGTCCATGCGGCCTTTGCCCTGAAAGATTTGGGCTATGAAACCATTATGGTCAACTGCAATCCCGAAACGGTTTCCACGGATTACGACACGTCGGACAAGCTCTACTTTGAACCCGTTACGGTCGAAGACATCCTGGCCATCTATGAAAAGGAAAAGCCCATCGGTGTTGTGGTGCAGTTCGGCGGCCAAACGCCGCTCAATATCGCTCGAGAGCTGGCCGAGGCGGGTGTCACCATTTTGGGCACTTCTCCCGACGCCATCGACTTGGCGGAAGATCGAGACCGCTTTCGAAAGCGCATGGAAGCTCTCGGTATTCCCATGCCCGATTCGGGGATGGCCAGCAGCTTGGAAGAAGCTTTGGACGTGGCCAAACGCATCGGCTATCCTTTGATGGTGAGGCCGTCCTATGTTCTGGGAGGCCGCGGCATGGAAGTGGTCTATGACGAAGAGATGCTGCGCGAATACGTTTTGGCGGCCGTAGGCGTAACCCCGGACCGCCCCATTCTCATCGACCGTTTTCTGGAAGATGCCATCGAAGCAGAAGCCGACGCTCTGGCGGACGGCAAGGATGCTTTCGTGCCGGCGGTCATGGAACACATCGAGAGGGCGGGCATTCATTCGGGGGATTCGGCCTGCGTCATTCCGCCCATCAGTATTCCGGCGCGCCACTTGGAAACGATTCGAGAATACACCCGCCGCCTTGCCGTGGAACTCCACGTCGTGGGTCTCATGAACATCCAGTACGCCATTGCCAACGACACGGTTTATGTGCTGGAAGCCAATCCGCGCGCTTCCCGAACCGTTCCCCTGGTTTCCAAAGTCTGCGCCATTCCCATGGCGCGCCTGGCCACCGAGCTCATGCTGGGAAAATCCCTTGCGGACCTGGGGCTTTCCGGGTCGCGGGTTCTGCACCATTACGGGGTGAAGGAAGCCGTGTTTCCATTTGACATGTTTCCGGAAGTGGACCCGGTGCTGGGGCCGGAAATGCGTTCCACGGGCGAAGTCCTGGGCCTGGCGGATTCCTTTGGTTTGGCCTTCTTCAAGGCCGAAGATGCGGCGCTACAGCGGTTACCCGAAGAAGGTTGCGTGCTCTTTACCGTAACCGACAAAGACAAGCCTGCAGCCTTGGAAGTGGCCAAGCGGTTTCATCAGATGGGATTTCGCCTTCGAGCGACCCGCGGCACCTGCCGCTATTTTCGGGACAACGGGCTCGCCTGCGAACCCATCGACAAGATGCACGAAGGGCGTCCCAATATTGTGGATGCCTTGAAAAACGGCGACATTCAACTGGTCATCAACACCCCCAGCGGGCGGCGCAGCGAATACGACGATTCCTACATTCGCAAAACGGCCGTCAAATACAAGATCCCGTACATCACCACCATTGCGGCGGCTGAAGCGGCGGCCCGAGGCATCGAGGCGTGGCGTCGCGGGCACGGGGATGTCAAATCGCTTCAGGAATACCATGCAACCACTCGATGA
- a CDS encoding DUF362 domain-containing protein gives MESMHRVGLIPYEKPYDSVVQALQAAGGLGDLGPHTRVFVKPNVVCWTSEIPFPKWGVITTTRVVEDMVRCLKEAGVHRIVLGEGLVNLNPKDRGLAERAFRGLGYETLAKRYGVQLVDVFQRPFRKVSIGDGVELAFNVDALDSDLIVNLPVLKTHAQTVVSLGIKNVKGLIDLASRKRCHSIDAHWNLHRMVAALPKGLPPMLTLIDGIYSNERGPAFDGTAHRMNVLVASRDVLSADLVGAALLGYSAQDVPHLAWAAQEAGRPGDLSDVLVVGASLDALRRPHAYTFDYNAQGTLPMAMAAMGIQGVSYRKYDDTLCTYCSFMNGLILTAIARAWQGTPWDDVEVLTGKAMTPTPGMKHTILLGRCMTRLHRNNEAIRHAIPVAGCPPKPAEIARAFHEAGIPVDLLFLENAALYPGRFMKKYAGRPEFDESFYQAT, from the coding sequence ATGGAAAGCATGCATCGCGTCGGGCTCATACCTTACGAAAAACCTTATGACTCGGTCGTTCAGGCGCTGCAGGCCGCCGGGGGCCTTGGCGACTTGGGGCCCCACACCCGCGTTTTTGTCAAACCCAACGTGGTATGCTGGACTTCCGAGATCCCTTTTCCCAAATGGGGAGTCATCACCACCACGCGGGTAGTGGAAGATATGGTGCGTTGCCTCAAGGAAGCCGGCGTGCATCGCATCGTTCTCGGTGAAGGTCTCGTGAACCTCAACCCCAAGGACAGGGGGCTGGCCGAGCGGGCCTTTCGCGGTTTAGGCTATGAGACCTTGGCCAAGCGGTACGGGGTTCAGCTGGTGGACGTTTTTCAAAGGCCCTTTCGCAAGGTGTCCATAGGCGATGGCGTGGAACTGGCTTTCAACGTGGATGCTCTGGACAGCGACCTTATCGTGAATCTTCCCGTCCTCAAAACCCACGCCCAAACGGTGGTCAGTTTGGGCATCAAGAATGTGAAAGGCTTGATCGATCTCGCGTCACGAAAGCGCTGCCACAGCATCGACGCCCATTGGAACCTCCACCGCATGGTGGCGGCTCTGCCCAAGGGCCTGCCTCCCATGTTGACGCTCATCGACGGCATCTACAGCAATGAACGAGGGCCGGCCTTTGACGGCACGGCCCATCGCATGAATGTTCTCGTGGCTTCACGCGATGTTCTGTCGGCGGACCTGGTCGGTGCAGCCCTCCTGGGATACTCGGCCCAGGACGTGCCGCACCTGGCTTGGGCGGCTCAAGAGGCCGGCCGCCCCGGGGACCTGTCCGATGTGCTCGTGGTCGGAGCCTCACTGGACGCCCTGAGGCGCCCTCACGCCTACACCTTTGACTACAATGCGCAGGGGACGCTTCCCATGGCCATGGCCGCCATGGGCATTCAAGGGGTGAGCTATCGAAAGTACGATGACACGCTGTGCACTTATTGTTCCTTCATGAACGGATTGATTCTGACAGCCATTGCTCGCGCCTGGCAGGGCACGCCATGGGACGATGTGGAGGTGCTCACGGGAAAGGCCATGACCCCTACACCGGGCATGAAACACACGATCCTTTTGGGGCGATGCATGACCCGACTCCATCGAAACAACGAAGCGATTCGTCATGCCATCCCCGTTGCCGGCTGCCCGCCCAAACCGGCCGAGATTGCCCGAGCTTTTCATGAAGCCGGCATACCGGTGGATTTACTCTTTTTGGAAAACGCCGCGCTGTATCCAGGTCGGTTCATGAAAAAATACGCGGGACGGCCTGAATTTGACGAGTCTTTTTACCAGGCTACCTGA
- a CDS encoding metallopeptidase family protein translates to MAPKKIRLSRKEFEDIVERAVDRIPWTIRRHLHNLVIAVERRPSRELLEEMGLPPHETLLGLYDGVPLSERNLTAPPLYPDTIYIFQDPLEELCTSEEELIEEIERTVVHEVAHALGISDERLEELGYG, encoded by the coding sequence ATGGCGCCCAAGAAGATTCGGTTGAGCCGCAAGGAATTTGAAGACATTGTGGAAAGGGCCGTGGACCGCATTCCCTGGACCATTCGGCGACATTTGCACAATCTGGTCATTGCTGTGGAACGCAGGCCGAGTCGAGAACTGCTCGAAGAGATGGGGCTTCCGCCCCACGAGACCCTCTTGGGCCTCTATGACGGCGTGCCCCTCTCGGAACGCAACCTCACCGCCCCTCCCCTATACCCCGATACCATTTACATCTTTCAGGATCCTCTGGAGGAATTGTGCACCTCTGAGGAAGAACTCATCGAGGAAATCGAACGCACCGTCGTCCATGAAGTGGCCCACGCCCTGGGCATCAGCGATGAACGCCTCGAGGAATTGGGCTACGGCTAA
- a CDS encoding Lrp/AsnC ligand binding domain-containing protein, with the protein MKRWIARLGLFGPKPPQNPCANDFHDLQRKDGAFECRDRGLRTVPLAKIVGSVGRYQDFDERFQLRSRSPSERLEQIKSALRQGAVLPPVKLWQIRDAYYVEDGNHRVAAAKALGHDEILAHIVEFIPSGDNLQDAIYRQRAHFLDVTGLQADISLTEPGQYERLLSQIERHLEYLREQERPEITLQEAAADWYHHIYRPLTGLLSRARLAEEFPGRTTADLYAYVSVRLWEKGERRQYGIGLNDMLPDDMEAFREKMKNSDAQHYPEMQRTITAFVLMNVQAKKENRIVEKLLELEEVREVHSVFGDVDLLVKVQLRRDLLSSDAETISQFVQDHIRQLPGVIATKTLIPGTSCIKD; encoded by the coding sequence ATGAAACGATGGATCGCTCGGCTTGGGCTTTTCGGCCCCAAACCGCCCCAAAACCCATGCGCCAACGACTTTCATGACCTGCAGCGAAAGGACGGCGCCTTTGAATGCCGAGATCGCGGCCTGCGCACGGTGCCCTTGGCTAAGATTGTCGGCAGTGTGGGCCGATACCAAGATTTTGACGAACGATTTCAATTAAGGAGTCGCTCCCCTTCGGAGCGGCTCGAACAGATCAAGTCCGCCCTACGCCAGGGAGCCGTCCTGCCGCCCGTGAAATTATGGCAGATTCGCGACGCCTACTACGTCGAAGACGGAAACCACCGCGTGGCAGCCGCCAAGGCCCTGGGCCATGACGAAATCCTGGCCCACATCGTGGAATTCATCCCCTCCGGCGACAATTTGCAGGACGCCATCTACAGACAACGCGCCCATTTTCTCGATGTAACAGGCCTTCAAGCGGACATTTCCCTCACCGAACCCGGCCAATACGAACGGCTTTTGTCCCAGATCGAGCGCCATCTGGAATACCTTCGAGAACAGGAACGGCCTGAGATCACTTTGCAGGAAGCGGCCGCGGATTGGTACCACCACATCTACCGTCCCCTGACGGGTCTATTGTCCCGAGCTCGCCTGGCTGAAGAATTTCCGGGCCGAACTACCGCCGACCTTTACGCCTACGTGTCCGTGCGCCTATGGGAAAAAGGTGAACGGCGCCAATACGGCATCGGCCTCAACGACATGCTTCCCGACGACATGGAGGCTTTCAGGGAAAAAATGAAAAACTCGGACGCCCAACACTATCCTGAAATGCAGCGAACGATCACGGCCTTTGTACTCATGAACGTGCAAGCCAAGAAAGAAAACCGCATCGTGGAAAAGTTGTTGGAGTTGGAAGAGGTTCGGGAGGTTCACAGCGTCTTTGGCGATGTGGATCTCTTGGTCAAGGTGCAGCTGCGCCGGGATCTTCTCAGTTCCGACGCGGAAACCATCTCCCAGTTTGTGCAGGACCACATCCGCCAACTCCCGGGCGTCATCGCCACCAAGACCCTTATTCCCGGCACTTCCTGCATCAAAGACTAA
- a CDS encoding metallophosphoesterase family protein: MRFLIVSDVVSPELYPVAHPEAFEPLDAVLSCGDVPPEYLSYLGHVFRVPVYYVRGNHDLRYARRPPQGATNVHGRLVQTKGVRIVGFEGSMWYNGGPIQYTEAQMRWTVWKTRPLIWWHGGVDIVLAHAPPRGFGDGDDLCHRGFQCFVRFIRSHQPRWFLHGHVHRTFSEPSQRFLRLGDTTIVNTVGWHIVDTDHETMDRSAWAFRPQTAPKPMRQRLS, from the coding sequence ATGCGTTTTTTGATCGTATCCGATGTGGTCAGCCCGGAACTCTACCCCGTGGCGCACCCCGAGGCCTTTGAACCCCTGGATGCGGTGCTCTCCTGCGGTGATGTGCCGCCGGAATATTTGTCCTACCTTGGACACGTGTTTCGCGTGCCTGTCTACTACGTGCGAGGCAACCACGACCTTCGCTATGCCCGGCGTCCCCCCCAAGGCGCCACCAATGTTCATGGTCGACTCGTGCAGACCAAGGGGGTGCGCATCGTGGGTTTTGAAGGCTCCATGTGGTACAATGGTGGACCTATCCAGTACACGGAAGCCCAGATGCGCTGGACGGTCTGGAAAACGCGCCCGCTCATCTGGTGGCACGGCGGCGTGGACATCGTCCTCGCCCACGCGCCGCCTCGAGGTTTTGGCGACGGAGATGACTTGTGCCACCGGGGGTTTCAGTGTTTCGTCCGTTTCATTCGTTCTCATCAGCCCCGGTGGTTTCTTCACGGGCACGTGCACCGCACCTTCAGCGAGCCATCTCAGAGGTTTCTTCGGCTTGGAGACACCACCATTGTCAACACCGTCGGCTGGCACATTGTGGACACGGACCATGAAACGATGGATCGCTCGGCTTGGGCTTTTCGGCCCCAAACCGCCCCAAAACCCATGCGCCAACGACTTTCATGA
- a CDS encoding DUF1285 domain-containing protein, with protein sequence MSDNTLPSDQAHAHATPANEEDVLIFVDREGDWFYGNRPIIRKEILETFYQCLRLTRDGRYVLEWQGRLYPIAVADTPFVITRVDHLTDEFGRAQIQLTFKHLSETEILDPSTLWVGPENVLYCRVRQSRFPARFSRPAYYQVAQWIEPVDHARFALRLGDGLYPIAQPPDDAAAAPSRL encoded by the coding sequence ATGAGCGACAACACTTTGCCGTCTGATCAAGCCCACGCGCACGCGACACCAGCCAACGAAGAAGACGTCCTCATTTTCGTGGATCGAGAAGGGGATTGGTTCTACGGGAATCGCCCCATCATTCGCAAGGAAATTCTTGAAACCTTTTACCAATGCCTGCGCCTTACCCGTGACGGGCGCTACGTTCTGGAATGGCAAGGTCGGCTCTATCCCATTGCCGTAGCCGATACGCCCTTTGTCATCACCCGCGTGGATCACCTCACCGACGAATTCGGTCGCGCTCAGATTCAGCTCACATTCAAGCACCTTTCAGAAACCGAGATTCTCGACCCATCCACTCTGTGGGTCGGCCCGGAAAACGTGCTGTACTGCCGCGTGCGTCAGAGTCGCTTTCCGGCGCGTTTTTCTAGGCCCGCTTACTACCAGGTGGCGCAGTGGATTGAGCCCGTAGACCACGCCCGATTTGCCTTGCGGCTCGGCGATGGGCTTTATCCCATTGCGCAGCCGCCAGATGATGCCGCTGCCGCGCCGAGCCGCCTATGA
- the dtd gene encoding D-aminoacyl-tRNA deacylase, producing the protein MRAVVQRVSQAFVEVKGHTVGAIGHGLVVFLGVGRDDTEQDARYLADKIVHLRIFADKEGKLNRSVRETGGAVLAVSQFTLWGDCRKGRRPSFIEAAPSEPARRLYEVFVQEVKALEVPVQTGIFQETMAVHLTNDGPVTLLLDSRKAF; encoded by the coding sequence ATGCGAGCCGTCGTGCAACGGGTTTCTCAAGCCTTCGTGGAAGTGAAAGGGCACACGGTGGGGGCCATCGGCCACGGTCTGGTGGTGTTTTTGGGCGTTGGCCGTGACGACACCGAACAGGACGCCCGCTACCTTGCGGACAAGATCGTGCATCTGCGGATCTTTGCCGACAAGGAAGGCAAGTTGAACCGTTCGGTGCGGGAAACGGGCGGTGCCGTTCTGGCTGTGTCCCAATTCACTCTTTGGGGCGATTGCCGAAAGGGACGCCGCCCTTCCTTCATAGAAGCCGCCCCATCCGAGCCGGCCCGCCGCCTCTACGAAGTCTTCGTTCAGGAAGTGAAGGCCCTGGAGGTTCCCGTCCAAACCGGCATTTTTCAGGAAACCATGGCCGTTCATTTGACCAACGACGGTCCGGTGACCTTGTTGTTGGACAGCCGAAAAGCCTTTTGA